From Solanum stenotomum isolate F172 unplaced genomic scaffold, ASM1918654v1 scaffold1960, whole genome shotgun sequence, the proteins below share one genomic window:
- the LOC125850819 gene encoding histone H2B.1-like: MAPKTGGKKPAEKKPVEEKKAEEVPAEKKPKAGKKLPKDAAVDKKKKKTKKSVETYKIYIFKVLKQVHPDIGISSKSMGIMNSFINDIFEKLAQEASRLARINKKPTITSREIQTAVRLVLPGELAKHAVSEGTKAVTKFTSN; this comes from the coding sequence ATGGCACCAAAGACAGGAGGGAAAAAGCCAGCTGAGAAGAAACCAGTAGAGGAGAAGAAGGCCGAGGAAGTTCCAGCAGAGAAGAAGCCGAAAGCCGGAAAGAAGCTCCCGAAGGATGCCGCGGTcgacaagaagaagaagaagacaaagaagagCGTTGAAACCTACAAGATCTACATCTTCAAGGTGCTCAAGCAGGTGCATCCTGATATCGGTATTTCCAGCAAGTCTATGGGAATAATGAACAGTTTCATTAATGATATATTTGAAAAGCTTGCTCAGGAAGCATCTAGATTGGCTAGGATTAATAAGAAGCCTACAATTACATCTAGGGAAATTCAGACTGCTGTAAGACTTGTTTTACCTGGTGAATTGGCTAAGCATGCTGTTTCTGAGGGAACTAAGGCTGTTACTAAGTTCACTAGCAACTAG
- the LOC125850820 gene encoding histone H2B.1, with translation MAPKAGKKPAEKKPVEEKKAEEVPAEKKPKAGKKLPKDAGADKKKKRSKKSVETYKIYIFKVLKQVHPDIGISSKSMGIMNSFINDIFEKLAQESSRLARINKKPTITSREIQTAVRLVLPGELAKHAVSEGTKAVTKFTSN, from the coding sequence ATGGCACCAAAGGCAGGAAAGAAGCCAGCGGAGAAGAAACCAGTTGAGGAGAAGAAGGCTGAGGAAGTTCCTGCTGAGAAGAAGCCTAAGGCCGGAAAGAAGCTCCCAAAGGATGCCGGCGCcgacaagaagaagaagaggtcaAAGAAGAGCGTTGAAACCTACAAGATCTACATCTTCAAGGTTTTGAAGCAGGTGCATCCCGATATCGGTATTTCCAGCAAGTCTATGGGTATCATGAACAGCTTCATCAATGACATTTTTGAGAAGCTTGCTCAGGAGTCTTCTAGATTGGCTAGGATCAACAAGAAGCCAACTATTACTTCTAGGGAAATTCAGACTGCTGTCAGACTTGTGCTACCTGGTGAATTGGCAAAGCATGCTGTTTCTGAAGGAACTAAGGCTGTCACCAAGTTTACTAGCAATTAG
- the LOC125850823 gene encoding zinc finger protein ZAT5-like: MEFSEESIDRTLVFKGKRSKRPRQFMAVAMVTSTSSTVAADGGAGGGGSGGDGGEDVYNYSSSMQYSSSTTSTTQISTTSSTEEDEDMANCLILLAQSGRCQKLQVASSERKMAKISNRKFTEMATTTTGKAGFYVYECKTCNRTFPSFQALGGHRTSHKKIKTVAEEKKSTADSVSPSIVHQQQQEEKFNRITTASVASTQTVNKVNSNSHSNLIINSKPKIHECSICGAEFSSGQALGGHMRRHRPPTITTTNTKITVDETSNNNTSDNSSHDDDQNSKKPKIFLSLDLNLPASPEDDHHRDNNNNFEFSANQQSLVFSAAALVDCHY; the protein is encoded by the coding sequence ATGGAATTCTCCGAAGAATCAATCGATCGGACTTTGGTGTTCAAAGGTAAGCGCAGTAAGCGTCCACGGCAGTTCATGGCGGTGGCGATGGTTACCTCCACGTCATCAACCGTTGCCGCCGACGGCGGGGCTGGTGGTGGTGGAAGTGGCGGTGATGGAGGTGAGGATGTTTATAATTACTCTTCATCGATGCAGTATTCATCATCAACAACTTCAACTACTCAAATATCGACGACGAGCAGTACAGAGGAAGATGAGGATATGGCAAATTGCTTAATTCTACTAGCACAAAGTGGCCGATGCCAGAAATTACAAGTGGCAAGTAGTGAACGTAAGATGGCGAAAATCAGTAACCGGAAATTTACAGAAATGGCTACAACAACCACCGGAAAAGCAGGGTTCTATGTCTACGAGTGTAAAACTTGTAACAGAACGTTTCCATCTTTTCAAGCACTTGGTGGGCATAGAACAagtcacaaaaaaatcaaaaccgtAGCCGAAGAGAAGAAATCTACTGCTGATTCTGTTTCACCTTCAATCGTTCATCAACAACAGCAAGAGGAGAAATTCAATCGGATCACTACGGCTTCTGTCGCTTCAACCCAAACAGTCAACAAAGTTAATTCAAATTCACATAGCAATTTGATCATCAATAGCAAGCCAAAAATTCACGAGTGTTCAATTTGTGGGGCGGAATTCTCATCGGGTCAAGCTTTGGGTGGTCACATGAGAAGACATAGACCACCAACAATTACAACAACAAACACTAAAATTACTGTTGATGAAACAAGCAACAACAACACTTCAGATAATTCATCACACGATGATGATCAGAATTCGAAAAAGCCAAAAATCTTTTTATCGCTTGATCTGAACCTGCCGGCGTCACCGGAAGATGATCATCACcgagataataataataattttgaattttcagcTAACCAGCAAAGTCTCGTCTTCTCCGCTGCGGCTTTAGTGGATTGCCATTACTAA